The sequence CAATGGAACTCGCCGAAGAATACGGCATCGGTTGTATTGCTTTGAGAAATACTAATCACTGGATGCGAGCGGGATATTTCGGATGGATGGCGGCTGAAAAAGGATTCATCTTTATCTGCTGGACAAATACAATTCCTAATCTGCCGCCGTGGAACGCAAAGCAGGCGGCGACGGGCAATAACCCGATAGTAGTTGCCGTACCGCGTAAAGAGGGTCCGGTAGTGCTCGATATGGCGTTGTCTCAATTTTCATACGGTAAAATTGCCGATTATATAAATAAAAACCGAGAACTCCCTTACTACGGCGGTTTCGACTCGCAGGGTAATTTGACCAAAGATCCCTCTGAAATAAATAAAACGCAGCGGGCTCTGCCAATAGGACTTTGGAAAGGAGCCGGATTATCGCTCCTGCTCGATTTAATTGCCTCGATTCTTGCCGAAGGCAATTCTACCGCCGATTTGTCGAAATCGGAATATGATACGGGAATGTCCCAGGTATTTATAGCTATTAAGCCGGTATTCAACGATAAACTCGAATTGTATGTCGATGAAATTTTGAGATTCTATAAAAGCGCGGAACCAGTGTCCGTCGACGAAGTTATTTATTACCCTGGAGAAAGATCAGCGCGTTTCAAGAAAAAGTGCGAAGAAGAAGGAATTCCGGTTGAAGAGCAATTATTGGATAGAATTAAAGCGTTATGAAGATTTTTATAATTTATTTAATAATTACAGTGACTGGCGTTTTTGCCCAAAACAAAACGGATTTATTGATAGTAACCGGCGGTAAAGCGGTCGACCCTTCGTTTTACCGGATATTCGACGACAATAAAGAAATAAATTATAAAGCGATAGCCAAACCCGATGCGTTTAACTTTTTCAGCGGCGATTCGATGTCGATTTATGACGTGGTTCTCTTTTACGATACTTTTCAGGAGATGAATGCCGGACAAAAAGAGGCGTTCCTTTCGATTTTCGAAAAGGGAATTGGCGTCTTATTTTTGCATCATGCAATCGTTGCACACCAGGAATGGGATGAATTTTTAAAAATTGCCGGCGCCAGATATCACTACACTCCGTATTTATACAAAGGGCTAAAATACGGTCCTTCCACTTACAAACACGATCAGGATTTTGAAGTAATTATACTCGACAATAATCATCCGGTTACTAAAGGGATGGAAAATTTTTCCGTTCACGACGAGATTTATATCAATATAGAATATGCGGAGGGAAACAATAATTTACTGGGTACGGATAATTGCGAGTCGGCAAAATATTTGGGGTGGACAAGGAAATACAAGAATTCCGTGGTAGTTACGCTTCTATTGGGGCATGACAGGAATGTATACGAAAACAAAAATTTTCGAAATTTAATCAGCAATTCAATCGAGTGGTTAAAAAAAGGAAAGTAGACTGAATAAATCTATTGACATTAAAACAAAATTTTCGCAACTTAAGTTAGCGATTAAGTTAAGCATATAGCTTAATTTCACAAACAATAAGTCTGGGAGGTTAACATGCCTAAAAAGTTACTTTTTTTGTTGATTTTTGCGTTTTCCGGAATGGTTTTTGCACAAAATGTCATTATGGTAGATCCGGGCGACGGCTCGCTTACGACGGCAATCGAAAATGCCAGTTCAGGGGATATCCTTGTTTTGATTAACGGCGCTGAATATACAACTTCGACGGCTAACTTCGCCGTATTGAAGAACAAGCAAATTACTATTAAAGCCGAAGAACCGACTGCTGAAGTCAAGCCGATTTTGTACAGCAACTTTACACCGGGCGAAAATTCACCCAGCGAATACTTTGTTATGGACGAAGGCAGCGCTTTGACGCTCGAAGGTCTCGAAATCAGAGGCGACAGCCCGATGGCTCCAGGAATTCCGGTTCAAACAAAACTTATTTCATACCCGGTCCCATTGAACGAAATCCAGGTAGGAAAACTCTATATTAAAGATTGCGTTATTCATGATTTTGCTGGCAATATGATAGACGGCGCATTTGACGAAACGCTCTATAACGTGGTTCAGGATACGATTATGATTCATAATACGATCGTATATAACCTTGGAGACGAACCGGGAAGCGGCACAACTGGTTCGGTGGTTCAGTTCAAATACGCAAATTGCAAATACTTTGAAGCAAAGAACTGCACATTTTATCACATTAACGCATACGGATTGCGTTTTATGGGAGGTTCCAGTTACCCTAATTCATTTCCTCCAAAAGGTCTGATTGACCATTGTACTTTTAACGATGTTGGCGGGGGAAAAAATATGATTCTTGTAGAACACTCAGAAAATGAGTGGGTACTTTCAAATTCGATCTTCTCTAATGCTCAGGATAAAACCGAAAAAGTTTTGTATTTCAAAAGAGCTTCTTCCGATATGCCTCCGATTGCAACCTGGCAAAAATTATGCTTCTGGGAATTGGGCCCAAACCGCGATTTGAGATGGGTTACAATTCCTTCGGAAAACGATACGATTTATATGGACCCCGAATATCTCGATCCTGAAAACGGTGACTTTACATTACCCGCCGGTTCGCCTCTGCTTACATTCGGTACGGACGGCGGTCCTATCGGCGACTTAAGATGGGCCGGCAATGCTGTCTCCGTAGAAGAAAATGAAATTCTTCCGACAAGTTTCAGTCTGGAACAAAATTATCCCAATCCGTTCAATCCGACTACAAATATCTCGTTTACTATTCCCGAAGCCGGTTATACAAAACTTGCCGTATACGATATTTTGGGAAGAGAAGTAGCCGTGCTGATCGACGGTCAATTGAACGCGGGCAATCATAACGTTACGTTCAATGCCGAAAATTTATCAACGGGAATATATCTCTATAAACTTACATCGAAAGAGACGTCGCTCGTACGTAAAATGATGCTGATTAAATAACGGAATTTAATATATGATTAAAAAGGCATCCTGCATATCGAAATAATACTTTTTCCGGGATGCCTTTTTTATGATTTCTCCGGATAATCGATGAAGCATTTTATTAAATACTTTATTCTGTCGCTTTTTATTCAATTTGCAATCGTCTCCGCGCAGCAACCGGCGTTCCCGGGAGCTGAAGGCTGGGGTAAATACACTATTGGCGGCAGAGGCGGCCGCGTCTTAGAAGTTACAAACCTCAACGACAGCGGACCCGGAAGTTTGAGATATGCCGTTGATGCTTCGGGACCCAGAACGGTTGTATTCAGGGTATCGGGTACCATTCATCTCAAGTCCGACCTTTCGATTAAAAATCCATACATTACGATAGCCGGACAGACCGCTCCCGGCGACGGTATTTGCATCGCCGATTATCCGTTAAAAATTGACGCCGACAACGTAATTATACGATATTTAAGGTTTCGCCTGGGCGACAAAGCCGGTTTGGGAGCCGACGGCGACGCTATGAGCAGCCGGTATCATAAGAACATTATAATCGACCACTGTTCGCTGAGCTGGAGCATCGACGAGACAATGTCGCTCTATTGGTGCGAAAATTTAACGATACAATGGTGTATTATAAGCGAAAGTTTATATTCATCGACTCACGAAAAAGAAGAACACGGCTACGGAGCCATCTGGGGCGGAAAAAATTCGTCGTATCATCACAATCTTTTTGCCCACCATTCGAGCCGCAATCCCCGTTTCGTGTCAGGCAGCGGCAATACCGATTTCAGGAATAATGTGATTTATAACTGGGGCTTCAATAGTATTTACGGCGGCGAATTACACGACCAAAATTATTCGGAGAGTCCCGCTACGCGAATAAATCTTGCGGCTAATTATTTTAAACCGGGACCCGCCACAAAAGATGGAGTGCGAAATCGAATTGTGGCGCCGAGCACCCGAAACGGTTTGCTCGATTACGGCAAATGGTACGTTGCCGATAATTATGTTGAAGGAAGTCCCGAAACGACTCAGGACAACTGGCAGTACGGCGTTCAAAATGTCTATCCGCAATATAAAGATTCAATAAAGTCGGATTCGCCTTTTGATTATATGCCGATAACGCAGCAGTCTGCGGAAGAAGCATATTTACTTGTGCTCGATAGCGCGGGCGCTATTCTGCCGAGGAGAGACGCTGTCGACAAAAGAATAATCGACGAAGTCCGTAACGGTTATGCCAATTACGAAGGCAAAACATATCGAGTAAAGCAGGGATTTTCCAAAGATCATCCGGTAACGGGAATTATCGATTCTCAGGAAGAAGTAGGAGGCTGGCCGGAATTAAAGCAGGGACCTGTACAAGTCGATTCCGACCATGACGGTATGCCGGACTTTTGGGAAACAGAAAACGGTCTTAATCCTCAAGACGCTTCAGACGGAAGCTCATTTGCCGAAAACGGTTACACGAATCTCGAAAATTATCTTAATTCGATAACGTCATTCCCTGATTTCATTCCTACGCCTTCCGATTTAAGAGGAGAATTAATCGACTTTTCGAAAGTGAAATTGAGCTGGGTCGACAATGCAGAAAACGAAAACGGTTATAAAATAGAACGCGGAATTATATCCGGAGAATCTGAAATCGTCTTCGAATTATTGGCTGAAACAGAAAAGAACACAACGAATTTTATCGATTTCTCCGCCGAAGAGTTAACGACATATTATTACAGGGTTGCGGCATTTAACGACTCGTTATCCTCCGATTACTCCGATACGTTGATAATTACAACGTTGAGCGCTACGTCGCCTCCTTTAAAAGCGAACAATCCGATACCGTTCAATAAAGAAAGTTTTGTTTCGTTAACAACGGCGTTGGAATGGGAAGCCGGATTAAACGCGGATTATCACGAAGTCTATTTCGGACTCCAAAATCCGCCGCCGTTTGTTAAGACGGTTACGGAAAATTATTTTAAACCCGGCAATCTTGAATACAACACAAAATATTACTGGCGAATCGACGAGATCAATTCCAACGGAAAAACAACGGGCGATACGTGGTATTTCATAACAAAAAAAATTTGTCTCCCCAAGTAATCGCTTACTGGAAATTCGACGAGTGTAAAAATTTTATTGTCAATGATTTTATGCAATTTCATATAAACGGCGCCGCTTTTTTAATGAATGAGAATTCGTGGACCGAAGGCATAAACAATGCGGCGCTATTATTCGACGGAGTGGACGATTATGTGGAAATGCCTCATCACGGCGCCATTGATTTTTCAACGGAAAGTTTTTCGATTTCCTGTTGGTTCGAATTAAACGAAATGAAAGAAACGTCGATGTATTTGATTAATAAAGGCTCTTTTGCAAAAGACCCGTTGAACAAAAAGTCGGGCAAATGGTACGGCATTGAAATAAAGAATAACGAACTTCGTTTTGCAATCGACGACGATACAAATAAAACAACCGCAAGGCTGACGAATTTGTCAAATTATCTTTCGGAAGGATGGAATAATGTAATTGGGGTAAGAGATGCGCAAAACGGAAAACTCAAATTATTTTTCAACGGTAAACCGGCGGACGAAGCGGCCGACATTACGGGCGATATTTCCGAAAGGGAAAATTTATTTGTAGGAAACAGTTCCGATAAGAACGCTCCGTTTTCCGGCGCGATCGACGAATTAAAAATATTTAACTATCCGGTTGACGCGGCAGAAGCCGAAAAAATATTCAGACAATTTATTACTTCTTTGAAAGAAACTGACAAAATTCCATATAATCTCGAATTGAGCCAGAATTATCCCAATCCTTTCAATCCGGAAACAATTATAAGATATTCACTGCCGGAAAAAGGACATGTAAGATTAAAGTTGTTCGACGTTCTCGGAAGGGAAATCAGAACATTGATTGATGAATACAGGACGTCGGGCGTATATTCTTACCGTTTTAGTTTGAACGCATTGCCTGATAAAAATTTGCCGAACGGAATTTATTATTATCAACTTACTTTTGACAATAAAACAATCACTAAAAAAATGTTGCTACTCAAATAACAGGAGCTTACGTGAAAAAAATACTCTCTTATTTTTCTTTTTCGCAATTCTAACCGGTACGGCTATCGGACAAAATAATGCCGTCGTAAAATGGGATTTAATTGAAAATCAGGAAGTGACATTTACGGAAGGAAATATTTTAGGGTTGCCCGCCACAGGGCGCAATATGGAAGTTAGAGATTATACGGGAGTTTTGTCGGATAATTCGACAGGCCCCCTTGGAAAATATCAAAGATGGTGGACCGGAGAAAACTGGCCGGACGAATCTTCCGACAATCCCGATAGATATATCGAATTTGCGGCATACCCCGCTGTCGGCTATAAATTAACGGTGACGAATATCTCTTTCTATATGAACGCCGGCGGCACCGGCAAAATGAAAGCAAATGTGTACTAT comes from Melioribacter roseus P3M-2 and encodes:
- a CDS encoding ThuA domain-containing protein, which produces MKIFIIYLIITVTGVFAQNKTDLLIVTGGKAVDPSFYRIFDDNKEINYKAIAKPDAFNFFSGDSMSIYDVVLFYDTFQEMNAGQKEAFLSIFEKGIGVLFLHHAIVAHQEWDEFLKIAGARYHYTPYLYKGLKYGPSTYKHDQDFEVIILDNNHPVTKGMENFSVHDEIYINIEYAEGNNNLLGTDNCESAKYLGWTRKYKNSVVVTLLLGHDRNVYENKNFRNLISNSIEWLKKGK
- the yiaK gene encoding 3-dehydro-L-gulonate 2-dehydrogenase; translation: MTKIKKEELKDIFRIKLLERGFPVDDAELCAEIFTDNTASGVYSHGINRFPLFIEYIDKGLIKPGAKPALKKSYSAVEQWDGNIGPGPLNAYAVTQRAMELAEEYGIGCIALRNTNHWMRAGYFGWMAAEKGFIFICWTNTIPNLPPWNAKQAATGNNPIVVAVPRKEGPVVLDMALSQFSYGKIADYINKNRELPYYGGFDSQGNLTKDPSEINKTQRALPIGLWKGAGLSLLLDLIASILAEGNSTADLSKSEYDTGMSQVFIAIKPVFNDKLELYVDEILRFYKSAEPVSVDEVIYYPGERSARFKKKCEEEGIPVEEQLLDRIKAL
- a CDS encoding LamG-like jellyroll fold domain-containing protein → MSPQVIAYWKFDECKNFIVNDFMQFHINGAAFLMNENSWTEGINNAALLFDGVDDYVEMPHHGAIDFSTESFSISCWFELNEMKETSMYLINKGSFAKDPLNKKSGKWYGIEIKNNELRFAIDDDTNKTTARLTNLSNYLSEGWNNVIGVRDAQNGKLKLFFNGKPADEAADITGDISERENLFVGNSSDKNAPFSGAIDELKIFNYPVDAAEAEKIFRQFITSLKETDKIPYNLELSQNYPNPFNPETIIRYSLPEKGHVRLKLFDVLGREIRTLIDEYRTSGVYSYRFSLNALPDKNLPNGIYYYQLTFDNKTITKKMLLLK
- a CDS encoding DUF5123 domain-containing protein; its protein translation is MPKKLLFLLIFAFSGMVFAQNVIMVDPGDGSLTTAIENASSGDILVLINGAEYTTSTANFAVLKNKQITIKAEEPTAEVKPILYSNFTPGENSPSEYFVMDEGSALTLEGLEIRGDSPMAPGIPVQTKLISYPVPLNEIQVGKLYIKDCVIHDFAGNMIDGAFDETLYNVVQDTIMIHNTIVYNLGDEPGSGTTGSVVQFKYANCKYFEAKNCTFYHINAYGLRFMGGSSYPNSFPPKGLIDHCTFNDVGGGKNMILVEHSENEWVLSNSIFSNAQDKTEKVLYFKRASSDMPPIATWQKLCFWELGPNRDLRWVTIPSENDTIYMDPEYLDPENGDFTLPAGSPLLTFGTDGGPIGDLRWAGNAVSVEENEILPTSFSLEQNYPNPFNPTTNISFTIPEAGYTKLAVYDILGREVAVLIDGQLNAGNHNVTFNAENLSTGIYLYKLTSKETSLVRKMMLIK